The sequence CTGTCTCAATTATTTTTGCCATTGTAGGAGCAGCAGGAATTTTTGGAATTGGAGTCCTTTTTCATGAAATTCAACTATACATCCTAATCCCTTTATTTTCTTTAATGAGCCTTGGTATCGGAGTGTTAACTCCAGCAACTACTACCATTCTTATGGAAGCTGCTGGTCAAGAATTATCTGGAATTGCTGGTGCAACTTTAAACGCTAACAAACAAATTGGTGGACTTTTTGGTACAACAATTATGGGGATTCTAACTACTAATTTATCCCATAATTGGAATATGGTTATCGTTGTCGCATTTTTGGTTAACGTGATAATGTATATTGCTACTTGGTTAATTGCTAGTCGTTACCTTTATGGAAAAGAATAAAACCAAACAGAATGCATTCAATTTAAAAGTTGATTACACAGATTGAAGAAAAAGTCCATTTTAGACAATTTTCTTCAATCTTTTTTCATAATCTTATAAATAAAAAACTCTTACAAATGCTATTATGTGGACATTCCTAAGAGTCTTTACTATATGGTAATCAAAATGGTAATCAAACTCTAAAGGAGAAGTTTTTCTAGTCCTAATAGAGTTTGTCTATATTCTGAAGAGAGGTTTAACCCTCTCTTTTTTTGTTATACTCGAACAGTTTTACTTGCCCCATCTTTTGAGTAGAGATTGATTAAGCCCTCCTGGCAAGAACGAATCATATCTCCTGGCTTGACTTCTTGTGGGACGGTGATCGTAAGAAGTTCCATCGGATTTGGCGCGCGATCAATCTTCACTCCATCCTTATCATGCAAGTCTTGGATCTGGCATTCAAAATGACGGAAGCCTGGTCCGTAGAATTCCACTTGGTCGCCTTCATTGATGACATTCCGTTGGCGAATCGTCGCAGTCATGGTAGATGGATCAAAGTCAACCACTTCTCCTACAAATTTGTATTGAGGAATCTTACGACGTGCCCCAAACAATTGTTCGTTTTCAGTCGGTGTTTGGTAGTAGAATCCAGTTGCCAATTCACGTTGAGCAACTTTCCACAATTCATTGATCAAATCATCCTTGATGGCATAAAAGGCTTCTGGACTTTCCATATAAGCATCACAAGCTGCCTTGTAACAGTTGGCTACTGTTGATACGTAATGGACAGATTTCATCCGGCCTTCAATCTTCAAGCTATCAACCCCATTATCAATCATGTCTGGAATATTTTCGATCATACACATGTCCACGGCTGACATAGAGTATTCTTCTGGGACTTGCCCTTTGATACTCTTGCGTTCTTGGCCAAATGGCATATCGTAGAGATCGTATTTCCAACGACAAGATTGAGAACAACCACCACGGTTTGCATCCCGGTCAGACATGTGGTTAGAAAGGGTACAACGTCCGGAATAAGAAATACACATGGCTCCATGAACGAAGGCTTCGATCTCAAGATCGGTACGCTTACGGATCTCTGCCAACTCTTCCATGGATACCTCACGGGCCAAGACCACACGGGTCAAGCCATATTCTTTCCAGAAATGGAAGGTCTCCACATTAGTCGCAGAAGCTTGCGTAGACAAGTGGATATTGAGGCCAGGTGCATAGGTTGCACAGATTTCAATCAAGGCCGGGTCTGAAACAATCACGGCATCAAGGCCCATATCCCGTAATTCACGGAACCACTCACCAGCCCCTTGTTCATTTCCCTCATGGGTCACCATGTTTGAAGCGACGTGCACATCCACTCCACGGGCATGAGCATACTCAATTCCTTCACGAAGCTCATCCATGGTGAAGTTTCCGGCACGGCTACGCAAACCATAGGCTTGTCCACCAACGAACACTGCGTCTGCCCCATAATTAACGGCAACTTTTAACTTTTCTAATGTTCCAGCAGGTACCAAGACCTCTGGACGTTTTTTTGTATTTGTCATGTTTTCTCCAATTTACAAGATTGTCGATATGATGAATAGCCTCTTCGTTCCCTGAAAAAGGAAAACTCACAAACGAAGAAGCCATAGTTTTTTATTATTTTACACGATCTGGTTCATAATCATAGAAACCAGTATCCAAACCACGATTAGCTGGATGTAATTTGCGGATTTCTTCATCAAACAGATAGGCTTGATCCTGTGTAAATGTTCCTTTTTGAATCAAATCACGGGCCTTGACAAAGTACTCTGTAATCTTGACAAAGTTTTCCCCCGGACAGTAGACACCATCGAGTTTCCAATGATCAAATCCGTGTTCTACCAACTCAGACAATTTGGTCATCATATTCAAGTCATTATTTGAGAAGATATGGGTTCCATGTTTGTCCTCGTAGACTGAATAATGAGAATTTGGATCTCCTGGTTCTGCTAAGAACAGGTCGCGATCTTTGGTTACAGAGTCCTCTGTCTTGATGAAGTTGTAATAATTCTGAAGAAGAGGTCGTTTCGAATGGTGGATAATGCTAGCACCATAGACCAAGACTTCCGCTGGAATCTGAAGATTCTCAGCCATTACGAATAATTCGGCAGATGGAATCTCACGAGCCAAAACAGCCTCAGAAGCTCCTGCTTGTTTTCCCCAGAAATTGATCTGGCGGCTAGAAGTGACCATGGTTGAGGCATCGTAAATCGTTTTGAATGGATAGCCATCTCGTTTCAAGACATAAAAAACGCCCGCATCTCCGACAGTAATATAATCAGCCTGAATTTCCTTTAGAAAATCTAGGAAAGGCTTGATTGAATCCATCATCGATTGGTGCATCAGTGCATTTACAGCTACTGTCAATTCTTTGCCAGTAGCATGGACCAGTTGGGCAATTCGATTTATTTCGTCATAGCTTAAAGTTTGAGGCAATCGTAATCCGTAATCTTTTTCACCGACATAGATTCGGTCAACCCCTGCATCAATCAGGGCTTGCGCTTGCTCAACACTCTCTGCTGTTGCTGTAATAATAATATTTTTCATAGAACTATTATAACAAAAATTCCGATATTCTAGAAAAATTTATTCATATTGTAAAATTTGTAACATTTTTGTAACATTTATATTCCTGAATTCATGATAGAATAATAGAGTACTGTTAGGAGAGAGAAAATGCCCGTAAGAAATTTAAGACACTATGATGAAGAATTCGATTATATCGAATTAACCAAACAAACCCAAGAAACCCCTATTCAGGACTATGCTCCTGAAGTTGAACCCGCACCTCAATTAAGTGAATTGCTATATTTTTTAAATATCGCTATTTTCTGTGTGTTGACGGTTGTATTTAGTTTTGTCTTTTTAGCAACAAAAATGAATACCTTCTTTGCGTTTGCTTTAGCGATTGGTTCTAGCTTTGCTAGTATTCAAGGGTTCCGAATTTACTACAATAAACGAAAAAAATAAAAATCAGGTTCGCCTGATTTTTTTATTTACTCGAATTTTTTTAATTGGAATAACAATTGGAAGACAAAACTTAGCTGCCAATTACTGTCTTACCTTCCATAAAAAATGAGGCTCACTGAGCTTGGTTTGAGAACGTAGACAAACAGTTCTTCAATTATAAATCCCTAAGTTGTCAAATTAAGTTAGACTTTTCATGTAACTCAGAAAAAGTTGATATGGTGTTTGATAATTCAAAGACTTCCCAGGAATTCTATAAGAATAAATACTTTTTATGAGTTAAAGTTATTCAATCATCTATCGAAACTTTCCGCCGTGAGAAAAGTGCCTGAAACATAATTGTTTCAGGCACTCGGGAGTTTTGAAACTTTAGGTTCAAAACTAAGTCATGGAACTTCTTTGAAGTTCGCTGACGTCCGTACTCACTTAAGGAAAGTTTCTAAGATGAATTTATCTTCAATCTGAAAAGAGGCTCAGCTAGCCTCATTTTTTTATGCTTCTTTTGTTTCTTCTTCAGAATCTTTTGCATCCAACTCTAACACGATGTCTTCTGATTCTGTTTGTTTGCGAATGGATTGAACCAAGTCATTGCCACTTAGATTTTCTTTTTGAAGTTTATCCTTAAATGAGTGATAGACTTCTTGAGATTTTTCAACCACATCTTGCGTTTTTTCTTTGACAGATTCCAAAACAGTTCCTGTCGTAATTTCTCCAGATCCAACTTTTTCTTTGGTTTGTTGGATCACTTCTGCAGCTTGTTTTGAAACATCCTTCGCAGTTTGTTTAACGGATTCGTGTACTTCTTGAGGATCCTCTTGATAATCTTTTACGAATCGTGCAACTTTTTTAGTGACTTTCTTTCCTTGCTCAGTTGATAAATAGTAGGCTGCTGAAGCACCTGAAATGACACCAATTAATAAACTAGATAAACGTCCCATATTCTTCCTCGATTCTATTTAAATAATTTTGAAGCCATCTTAATCGCTTTTAATCCGATAGAGGCTTTCACTGTTTTTCCACCAGCTGACACTGCTTTGACACTCAATTGACGGGCTTGATCATTCAAATCTGAAACAGACTCGGAAAGATCCGCTACGGCTGTAAAGAGTGGGTCAATCGTTGCAACTTTTTGATTCAAATCATCCGTTAAAACATTGACTTTTGCCAATAGATCATTGGTCTGATGCAAGGTGACATTGACATCTGATGTCAAAACTTGGATGGTTTTTTGCGTCTCATCTACAACTTTTCCAATCTTTGAGAGGAAAAAAATCATATAAATGACAAGCGCTACTAAGGCAAGTCCTAAGAGACCGTAGGCAATTTCAATAAACATATGTTACTCCTTTGTTTCTACATAATAAGGGGCTTTTTTGCGACGTTGGTAAAGGATGACGGCAAGTCCAACTAGAATCAGGATCATCGACAACCACTGGGAAACACGTAAGCCAGCAAACATCAAGCTATCCGTCCTCATTCCTTCGATGATCATCCGACCAAAACCATACCAGATAAGGTAAAAGGCTGTGATCTCACCTTGTTGCAAAAATTGGGGCTTCCTACGAAGAATCAAGATCAAGAGAAATCCTAGCAGATTCCAACTGGATTCATATAAGAACGTTGGCTGACGGTAACTACCATCTATATACATTTGGTCTCGAATAAAAGAGGGCAAGTAGTTGAGGCTCTTAACAGCAGCTCCATAAGCTTCCTGGTTAAAGAAGTTTCCCCAGCGACCAATACTCTGTGCAACCATGACGCTTGGGGCTGCAATATCCAAAAAATCAATTGGCTCAATCAAGCGTCTGCGAGAGAATAGATACAAGACCAATGCACCTGTCAAGAGGCCACCATAAATCGCGATTCCTCCGTTCCAGATAGCAAAAATCTCACCAAGGTGCTGGCTATAGTAGCCCCATTCGAAAATAACGTAATAGAGTCTGGCCCCCACAATCGCAAGCGGAAAGGCGATCAAAATGAAATCAATGATATCATCTGGATTAATTTGCTTACGGGGAGCTTCTTTCATGGAAAGATACACAGCTAGAATCAAACCAGAAACAATACAAATCGCGTACCAACGAATACTGATCGGACCTAATTGAAGGGCTACTGGATTCATTCCTTCACCTCATTTTGACTAATCAACTGGGACAGACGTTCTTCAAAGGTTTTGGTGGCATCATAGCCCATTTCTTTAGCCCGAACATTCATAGCTGCTGCTTCGATCACGACCGAAATGTTCCGCCCTGTCTTAACAGGGATGCGAATCCGAGGAATGGTCACACCGCCGATTTCCAACTCTTCTGCATTATTACCAAGACGATCATAAACCTGATCCTTGGCATAATTTTCCAAGTAAACGGCAATTTGGACTTGTGAAGAATCCTTGACAGCACTGGCTCCGTAGAGACTCATGACATCGATAATCCCGACACCACGGATCTCTAGTAAGTGGCGTAGGATTTCAGCTGGCTCTCCCCAAAGGGTCATCTCGTCTCTCGCATAGATATCGACTCGGTCATCTGCTACGAGGCGGTGCCCCCGTTTGACAAGTTCCAGACCTGTCTCGCTTTTTCCGATTCCGCTATCTCCTTGGATCAAGACACCCATCCCATAAATATCCATCAAGACACCGTGTACACTCGTACGTTCTGCTAGCCGACTATCCAAATAGCTAGATAGCTCTCCAGATAAACGACTGGTCGCAACATTGCTCTTCAAAATGGCTAGTTGCTTCTCTTCCGCAGCTCGCAACATTTCTTCTGGAATTTCTAAATTCCGCGCGACAATGATGACAGGTGTCTCTGGCTGGAACATCTTGCGCAAGACCTGATGACGGTTATGAGAGCTCATCTTCACCAGGTAGGACCATTCTTTCATTCCTACAAGCTGAATCCGCTCAGGTGTGTAATAGTCAAAATAGCCCGTCATTTCAAGACCTGGACGTGAAATGTCCGCAGTCGTAATTTCCTTGCTTAAGAGGCTATCATTCCCATAAACAACCGATAGACGAAGCTTTTCCTGTATATCGCGAACAGTAACTGCCATATCATTCTCCCTTTTCAAATTCTCTCTCTATTATAGCAGATTTTCTCTTCAGACGAGAGACTGAAGCGTCATTTGAAAGATCCATTTTCAACTCCTTTTTAAGGCAAACAAAAAGAGGCCAAGACAAAGGTCTCCAACCTCTAGGAAATGATGGTAACATATGAAGAATGCTTTAGCCTTGGCCTTGCAAGAAATCTTTGATCATGGATTTGCTTCCAGTAGAGACCGCATAGACCTCCGCATTTGAAGGAAATGCGATCAATCCAAGCATAAAGGTGGCAGGTCCTCCCCCCAACAAGGAGAAAACCAGATACAAAACCGGCAGAAACAAAATCGAAAACCGATGAATTTGTGGGTCTCTTGCCCTTTCTGTTGGCAGAAACAAGAAGTAGAAGAGACTATTCCAAATGCCCAGTGGAAAAAGGAGCATTCCGATCAAAACTGTTCCAACTCCTTCACCAAAAACACGATTTAAAATGAAAAACTGTCCTATAAAACTGAAGAAGAGATATAGAATAAAAGCAAGGTAATAGAACTTCTGCTTCACTCGGATCTCCTTTTAGAAAAATGGACTATCATTCTGATCATGGATGGGTTCAGCCTCTTTTCTTCGACGAGGTCGAGGGCCATAGTCAAACATTTCCTGCTCCTCCTCGTCCTTATAAGGCAAGGTCGTATCTAACAGTAAATAGATAATCACACCGATAAAGGCATGAGAAACCGTAAAAAGAATAAATAAGAAGCGTAGGAGAGTTACGCTAAGACCAAATTTATCGGCTAAGCCAGCTAGCACACCTGAAACCAGGCGATGTCGTTTTAATTTGTAAAATGATGCTGTCATTTGATTTTCCTCTTTCTAGTTAGACCTATTTTAGCAGAGTCGAACTGGAAAGAGATCCGCCTAAAGACCGATTCTTACTCTTGTCTCATTTCAAGGAATTGCAGGCGGCTGCGACAGCGACCACAAGCATATTTCTTCAGATCGATTTTTCGCTTTCGTCTATACTCTTGGCCACAATGGGGACATTGATAGAGATAGATCCGCTTGACTCGCCTAGTTCTATCTGGTAGAGGAGGTGTGAAACGAAGACCGTCCACTTGCTGGAGGAGTTGCTTAAAGGCTAGATCTTTATGTCGATAGCCTTTACCTTGATCGTAAAGATGGTAATGGCAGAGCTCGTGGCGGACGATTTTGCGAAAGACCTCTAACCCGAAAACTTGGTATATTTTCGGGTTGAAATCAAGGTGTCGATCCTTGGGAAAGAAACGACCCCCAGTGGTTTGAAGACGTGAATTCCACTCTGCTCGATGACGGAATTCTCTCCCAAAATCTTCTAGGGATACTTGGCGCACATACTCAGTCAGATTCATTCGGAGCTACCAAACTGAGATTGACTTTTTCGCGTTCCACATCAATCTTCTTCACCCAGACGGTAACCAAATCACCTACTGAGACGACCTGGCTTGGATGCTTGATAAACTGCTTGCTCATATGGGAGATATGAATCAAGCCATCTTCGTGAATGCCAATATCGACAAAGGCTCCAAAGTCAACCACATTGCGCACAACCCCTTCTAATTTTTGGCCAATATGCAGGTCTTTAATATCCAAGACATCCTGACGGAGCACAGGTGCATCAAAGGAATCCCGCAAATCGCGACCTGGTTTTAGGAGATCGGCAATGATATCTTTTAGGGTTTCTGGTCCCAGATCCAGCTGAGTAGACATCTCCTTTATGTTCACAGCTTTTAATTTTTCCTGAGCTGATGCATCGAGGTCGGTCATTTCAAGAAGTTGAAAAAGTTTTTCAACTTCCTTGTAACTTTCAGGGTGAACGCCGGTATTATCCAAGATGTTTTTACTTTCAGGAATGCGTAAGAATCCAGCAGCCTGCTCGAAAGCCTTGGCGCCGAGGCGAGGCACTTTTTTAATCTGTGCTCGTGAAAGAATCATTCCTTCTTCTTCCCGGTATTTCACAATATTTTCAGAGATGGTTTTATTGAGTCCCGCTACATGCGCTAAGAGAGAGGGACTAGCCGTATTGATATTGACCCCAACTTGGTTGACGACAGTATCTACTACGAAATCCAAGCTTTCTGTCAGTTTTTTCTGATTGACATCGTGCTGGTATTGACCCACACCGATGGATTTGGCATCGATTTTTACCAATTCTGCTAGCGGATCTTGCAGGCGGCGGGCAATGGAAATAGCCGAGCGTTTTTCAACGGTTAATTCTGGGAATTCGTGACGGGCCAACTCACTAGCTGAATAGACAGATGCTCCGCTTTCATTGACAATAACATAGCGAACTCCTGGATGGTCATGGAGGACCTCTGCGACAAAGGCCTCACTTTCACGGCTGGCAGTTCCATTTCCAATCGCAATAATTTCTACTCCAAACTCCTTGATCAGGGAAGACAGATCCTTTTTAGCCTGCTCGATCTGAGCTGGTTTTGCAGGAGCAACTGGATAGATGACCTGGGTGGCAAGCATCTTTCCTGTCTCATCGACAACGGCTAGTTTAGCACCGGTCCGAAAGGCTGGGTCAAATCCAAGGACCACGCGCCCTTTTAATGGAGGAATGAGCAATAGATTCCGTAGATTCTCAGAGAACAATTGAATCGCTCCGTCTTCTGCCACCTCCGTCAACTCTGTCCGAATCCGACGTTCAATCGCAGGAACGATTTTTTTCTTAACCGCTTGTTGAATAACCTCATCCACATAGGCATTTTTGGTTTTAAAACGAGCCTCAAAGATACGAATGATCCGATCCAGTTGGTGCTCGAATCCGACTTTGAGAACGCCCAATTTTTCTCCACGATTGAGCGCCAGGGTCCGGTAGCCTTGCATATTCTTGATCTTCTCAGAAAAATCATAGTAGATTTCAAAGGTTTTCTTGGGATCTAAGCTTTCATCCTTCAAGGTTGACGTCATGAGGGAATGCCCATGAATTTCTTGATAGGTGAGGGCCCGTAATTGGGTATCCTCTGAAATAGCTTCTACCAAAATATCCACTGCACCAGCTAAAGCTGCGGTTTCAGTTGGGAAGGCCTCACAGGTAAATTTCTGAGCCTCTGCTTCCAAGTCTGGGCTATTTTGCAAAATGAGACGTGCCAAGGGGAAAAGTCCTGCTTCTCGTGCAATCGTCGCCTTGGTCCGCCGTTTTTCCTTATATGGGAGATAGAGCTCTTCGACATCCGCTAATTTTTCAGCAGCCTCAATAGCCTGCTTGAGCGCCTCTGTCAGTTTGCCTTGTTCCTCAATCTTAGCAAGGACGGTTTCCTTTCGTTCATCCAGAGCCGTTAACGATTTGTCCCGGTCAATAATGGCCTTGATCGCTACTTCATCTAAATTTCCCGTCATATCTTTTCGATAGCGGGCAATAAAAGGAATGGTTGAGCCTTCTGCGGTCAGACTCAATACGGTATCGATTTGTTTTAAGCTAACACCCAATTCTTGGGCTATTTTTTCATATTTATCCATAGCTTCTATTATAGCATATTTTCCTGCCATCAAA comes from Streptococcus parasanguinis ATCC 15912 and encodes:
- a CDS encoding peptidase U32 family protein, whose translation is MKNIIITATAESVEQAQALIDAGVDRIYVGEKDYGLRLPQTLSYDEINRIAQLVHATGKELTVAVNALMHQSMMDSIKPFLDFLKEIQADYITVGDAGVFYVLKRDGYPFKTIYDASTMVTSSRQINFWGKQAGASEAVLAREIPSAELFVMAENLQIPAEVLVYGASIIHHSKRPLLQNYYNFIKTEDSVTKDRDLFLAEPGDPNSHYSVYEDKHGTHIFSNNDLNMMTKLSELVEHGFDHWKLDGVYCPGENFVKITEYFVKARDLIQKGTFTQDQAYLFDEEIRKLHPANRGLDTGFYDYEPDRVK
- a CDS encoding peptidase U32 family protein; its protein translation is MTNTKKRPEVLVPAGTLEKLKVAVNYGADAVFVGGQAYGLRSRAGNFTMDELREGIEYAHARGVDVHVASNMVTHEGNEQGAGEWFRELRDMGLDAVIVSDPALIEICATYAPGLNIHLSTQASATNVETFHFWKEYGLTRVVLAREVSMEELAEIRKRTDLEIEAFVHGAMCISYSGRCTLSNHMSDRDANRGGCSQSCRWKYDLYDMPFGQERKSIKGQVPEEYSMSAVDMCMIENIPDMIDNGVDSLKIEGRMKSVHYVSTVANCYKAACDAYMESPEAFYAIKDDLINELWKVAQRELATGFYYQTPTENEQLFGARRKIPQYKFVGEVVDFDPSTMTATIRQRNVINEGDQVEFYGPGFRHFECQIQDLHDKDGVKIDRAPNPMELLTITVPQEVKPGDMIRSCQEGLINLYSKDGASKTVRV
- a CDS encoding SprT family protein; translated protein: MNLTEYVRQVSLEDFGREFRHRAEWNSRLQTTGGRFFPKDRHLDFNPKIYQVFGLEVFRKIVRHELCHYHLYDQGKGYRHKDLAFKQLLQQVDGLRFTPPLPDRTRRVKRIYLYQCPHCGQEYRRKRKIDLKKYACGRCRSRLQFLEMRQE
- the lgt gene encoding prolipoprotein diacylglyceryl transferase, which encodes MNPVALQLGPISIRWYAICIVSGLILAVYLSMKEAPRKQINPDDIIDFILIAFPLAIVGARLYYVIFEWGYYSQHLGEIFAIWNGGIAIYGGLLTGALVLYLFSRRRLIEPIDFLDIAAPSVMVAQSIGRWGNFFNQEAYGAAVKSLNYLPSFIRDQMYIDGSYRQPTFLYESSWNLLGFLLILILRRKPQFLQQGEITAFYLIWYGFGRMIIEGMRTDSLMFAGLRVSQWLSMILILVGLAVILYQRRKKAPYYVETKE
- a CDS encoding Tex family protein; protein product: MAGKYAIIEAMDKYEKIAQELGVSLKQIDTVLSLTAEGSTIPFIARYRKDMTGNLDEVAIKAIIDRDKSLTALDERKETVLAKIEEQGKLTEALKQAIEAAEKLADVEELYLPYKEKRRTKATIAREAGLFPLARLILQNSPDLEAEAQKFTCEAFPTETAALAGAVDILVEAISEDTQLRALTYQEIHGHSLMTSTLKDESLDPKKTFEIYYDFSEKIKNMQGYRTLALNRGEKLGVLKVGFEHQLDRIIRIFEARFKTKNAYVDEVIQQAVKKKIVPAIERRIRTELTEVAEDGAIQLFSENLRNLLLIPPLKGRVVLGFDPAFRTGAKLAVVDETGKMLATQVIYPVAPAKPAQIEQAKKDLSSLIKEFGVEIIAIGNGTASRESEAFVAEVLHDHPGVRYVIVNESGASVYSASELARHEFPELTVEKRSAISIARRLQDPLAELVKIDAKSIGVGQYQHDVNQKKLTESLDFVVDTVVNQVGVNINTASPSLLAHVAGLNKTISENIVKYREEEGMILSRAQIKKVPRLGAKAFEQAAGFLRIPESKNILDNTGVHPESYKEVEKLFQLLEMTDLDASAQEKLKAVNIKEMSTQLDLGPETLKDIIADLLKPGRDLRDSFDAPVLRQDVLDIKDLHIGQKLEGVVRNVVDFGAFVDIGIHEDGLIHISHMSKQFIKHPSQVVSVGDLVTVWVKKIDVEREKVNLSLVAPNESD
- a CDS encoding DUF948 domain-containing protein, whose translation is MFIEIAYGLLGLALVALVIYMIFFLSKIGKVVDETQKTIQVLTSDVNVTLHQTNDLLAKVNVLTDDLNQKVATIDPLFTAVADLSESVSDLNDQARQLSVKAVSAGGKTVKASIGLKAIKMASKLFK
- a CDS encoding PspC domain-containing protein, coding for MTASFYKLKRHRLVSGVLAGLADKFGLSVTLLRFLFILFTVSHAFIGVIIYLLLDTTLPYKDEEEQEMFDYGPRPRRRKEAEPIHDQNDSPFF
- a CDS encoding YtxH domain-containing protein; the protein is MGRLSSLLIGVISGASAAYYLSTEQGKKVTKKVARFVKDYQEDPQEVHESVKQTAKDVSKQAAEVIQQTKEKVGSGEITTGTVLESVKEKTQDVVEKSQEVYHSFKDKLQKENLSGNDLVQSIRKQTESEDIVLELDAKDSEEETKEA
- the hprK gene encoding HPr(Ser) kinase/phosphatase; amino-acid sequence: MAVTVRDIQEKLRLSVVYGNDSLLSKEITTADISRPGLEMTGYFDYYTPERIQLVGMKEWSYLVKMSSHNRHQVLRKMFQPETPVIIVARNLEIPEEMLRAAEEKQLAILKSNVATSRLSGELSSYLDSRLAERTSVHGVLMDIYGMGVLIQGDSGIGKSETGLELVKRGHRLVADDRVDIYARDEMTLWGEPAEILRHLLEIRGVGIIDVMSLYGASAVKDSSQVQIAVYLENYAKDQVYDRLGNNAEELEIGGVTIPRIRIPVKTGRNISVVIEAAAMNVRAKEMGYDATKTFEERLSQLISQNEVKE
- a CDS encoding DUF3270 family protein translates to MPVRNLRHYDEEFDYIELTKQTQETPIQDYAPEVEPAPQLSELLYFLNIAIFCVLTVVFSFVFLATKMNTFFAFALAIGSSFASIQGFRIYYNKRKK